The stretch of DNA ATCTGGGAAAAGACACTATAAGTGATTAAAAGTATGCTTCAACAAAAAATAGAACACATTTTCCAAAACAGAGGGATCAGGCACCTTCTGTTTTGGATGTTGTCTTTTTATGTGTTGTTTCGCTTGTTTTTCACCAATGAAAAATACTTTTATACAGATTGGATATACACTTTTTTATTTCACATCAGCTTATTCTTTGTGGTATATATCAATCTTCAATTGCTGCTGCCGCTTTTCTTTCAGCATAAAAAATACCTGCATTATTTATTGGGATTTATCATAACTCTTGGCCTGGGAATGGTCTTAAATCACCTTACTTTTCAATATATAGCAGATTGGTTATTCTCCGGTTATTACTTTATTTCATATTATGAATGGCGCGACATTCTGCAATTCACTTTTATTTATATGGCCTTGAGTAGCTTGCTACATTTATCCAAATCCTGGTTTGATGTGAATGAGAAGCAAAAAGCCATTCATCGACTTGAACGAGAGAAACTCGATGCAGCGCTGCAAAGCCTGAAATCCCAAATCAATCCTCATTTTTTATTCAATAGTCTCAATAATCTTTATGCGCTATCCTTGGACAGTGATAAAAGGCTGCCAGATTATTTGCTCCGGCTCTCCGATAACTTGCGTTATATGCTGTATGAATGCAAGGACGATTTTGTGCCGTTAGAAAAAGAACTTCAATATATAGAAAATTATATCGGTTTTCAACGGCTTCGTGCACCACAAAATGCGAACATCTACTATGAAGTTCAGGGAGAAATAAAAGAGCAATTAGTGGGGCCCTTACTTTTTATTCCATTTATTGAAAATGCTTTTAAATTCGGCTTAAAAGGTAGTAATACTGATGCCTACGTTCATATCTATTTTAAAATAAGTGATCGCGCCTTGTCATTTAACGTTTGTAACAACAAAGGGAAAATCGATCAAATGCCATCTGAACACCGAGGGATAGGCCTGGAAAACACTCGAAAACGACTGGATTTACTATATCCCGATCGCTATACATTAAAAATCGAAGAAGGAAAGCAGGATTTTAAGG from Saprospiraceae bacterium encodes:
- a CDS encoding histidine kinase yields the protein MLQQKIEHIFQNRGIRHLLFWMLSFYVLFRLFFTNEKYFYTDWIYTFLFHISLFFVVYINLQLLLPLFFQHKKYLHYLLGFIITLGLGMVLNHLTFQYIADWLFSGYYFISYYEWRDILQFTFIYMALSSLLHLSKSWFDVNEKQKAIHRLEREKLDAALQSLKSQINPHFLFNSLNNLYALSLDSDKRLPDYLLRLSDNLRYMLYECKDDFVPLEKELQYIENYIGFQRLRAPQNANIYYEVQGEIKEQLVGPLLFIPFIENAFKFGLKGSNTDAYVHIYFKISDRALSFNVCNNKGKIDQMPSEHRGIGLENTRKRLDLLYPDRYTLKIEEGKQDFKVFLNISL